A DNA window from Pithys albifrons albifrons isolate INPA30051 chromosome 7, PitAlb_v1, whole genome shotgun sequence contains the following coding sequences:
- the XIRP1 gene encoding xin actin-binding repeat-containing protein 1, which translates to MSEAQKSSKVAIKKMEDDLPPPPAVGSVQVIAPGSQDLNALPVPPPKQAFSKFYQQRQVNELKRLYRHMHPELRKNLEEAVTEDLAEMLNTEDPNAQASVNLDKVLPGEVQSMRWIFENWALDSIGDHQATKKLAEEEIIPGGDVKNTSLRFENQSINGYSLSTSAKVSETDLAKGDVRTARWLFETQPLDTLNKLYSDETEVQEAVLKEPFQGGDVKGATQLFEAQSLDAIGRCSSVEEKSILQLKSEIQELKGDVKKTVRLFQTEPLCAIRDKTGTIHEIKSVCREEIQSNAVRTARWLFETQPLDTINKDTSKVQIIRGISLEEIGRPDVSGARWIFETQPLDAIREITVEEQDFKVSTDFVTGADVTKQRLLFETQTLDSLKGEDSESVVAKEQVIGGDVKSTLWLFETQPMETLKDNFEVGRLKKVELSAEEKGDVKQRKHVFETCPLDNISKAFEEEIPATSMEEAVKGDVKSFKTLFETLPLDSIKQADAEPITKEEEKIPAGNVKANQILFETTPLYAIKDSFGNFHEVTSVSREQIVSGDVKNYKWMFETRPLDQFDESIKKVDIIRGITKQEVVAGDVRTAKWLFETQPMDVIHHKAMEGEEHPSVKREVSQRGDVKTCRWLFETQPMHTLYEKAEKKQEEDSSVPQADVKSYTWMFETQPLDSLKGQEEQYLQVSKAYSQEELQGVDVKTVRHLFETEPLGSSIVSEADRKKTMRYSSRVEIQSGEVSRVKEFFEAKPLDTVTKPKSQKDAGTIEAGSVHKFTWLFENYPMDTLKDNSEGIQEIPPEKDIKGGDGGKRFVFETYSLDQIHDRVDETELQKIQKETMSKANVKSCTMLFESQPLYAIQDKEGRYHEVTSVKKEEIMKGDVKGARWLFETKPLDQIKKEEEVFVIRAVTQEDIKKGDVQAARWRFETEPLDSFSGGKLSVPRTVDDVQKGDVQSNKQLFESQQVGQKKYVRMVSVSDVQRGDVRTSTWLFENHPVDSLYGDAERSSSMSTVQREDSQKGDVKRCTWLFETQPMDTLKDTEVTASAGAQEEIPRADVKSTTWLFESTPLDKFSASEGSIEIELKERTMKETLETLCSCQAIQHDGILIEANDMESVKMVKYQLSSPGAPEILKEEVVGGHLQRIMLQLLHRTNVEAQSVLVEEDRDGKIKVSPLQLLDQCEAVKEDLSGDVAKALQGLLSQDASIKKGMVLQETKSGSVKMTLYSLLFHSVQQKVIKGDVKSTIGNLLASSQEQKAAATIKREDNEKGNVQLFASCIEKGDLSYLKNLQQESEIQSLINSQAEQETDESASGAVHGANISILANKEQIGKVIAEVEPGVTEGAKKGFACESTGREGVLGREAVHAAGVTGTTVQCLGKPLPTVMGKEEILSGGLKVTTRSIQRVADDSKKAEKEEATTAHLKEPKTMMQSTFPTQVTAQRAEVDGKQPTMVTGGASQTQTEEKALGSDLQAAMQSLRLATAEAKNIQHHVQSKFQRNREEVHTACRQQTVSTQGTMTLQSTVHQQDSSSTKQESSSTATRTTTTRVQEASKTHTSVSQKSVASHKKVSASEEVQGGQLLSQEIQVVPSRDFSIKDGLYTATPVKTYINPCVESDYKEQSVQEERDVVVRGDVQTAIRALQSAATEQRLVEKEDVVRGNLKATLQSLEKSNVNVSRGDFKAAMIYRNAGQSYSVCKKKNETQVTSNQTAVVASGSQADNDFPPPPPVAVMKAEHCPPSTKAAREGAFPLPTSKDEAQGCSAPLQPPLPTLPSLSCKSSDQSPAEKPRTPPKPEITAPHRKKPVPPPKPEHLSHEAHSVSASNSTSRSTKPIPPPLPPKPSGLREISMPKPSHTELGLNCMEVHEQSSYEEVQAKCCNLETSVKKTVTVQGTNLDRKVPKYPAKTPLQIAEEKYKASKAGQGKVEPESAKTPKPIKNGVASFEVNQGMSEKAAAPRKHPGEVAQKHKELCQDENGCSSLSPPTCPGRAQTNNGPGKTEPRTSPVGQTTSPKRGDIAKNSSSKVERESGSNSYGLWDSQRVVQQVHERRQMSHSMSFHQQSLNSFEEQQQVNSWPVKCPDGEAETLAQQKPVVVMREKKMRETEDERRKRLSVHKEEIMKGNVKEAMEIFENLRRQEQLQEILTRVKEFEEETNKVDVKALKSFFEKIPEWVVHQKAQQAQQQDKAEALTKEDTDSVSPVELVFEDLERASAEIMHLKEQTLARILDIEEAIKKAIYSVSSLKSESDIAGLSGLFKESLGNTQSSVSSSNIHKISIVSSKAKQEEVTLETGETASVEGIKVAEKTEATKAELEVPRLIQSRVSSPSSPSYISIESAARKPSESPRTVHSPQDVPSPDCLDSPGKRGAFAQNSFGSINHPSAGSTGHDTKPLEKGPDPTQAKAGLSSIKQHTLGNANHPISDKEKGSLDTSKDSCHCGKKGSFSEYSSLNVSSPQNPRRQKSILELQTGPDGSKLYGATRTVMEQYEEMDQFGNKIITSSTTVTKQSETQTSSTCDVVAHPQYEVSASPMFRRYLKSPAEDFHSNGSFQEPGVVFVTFGNSKPKK; encoded by the coding sequence ATGTCAGAAGCTCAGAAATCGTCTAAAGTTGCCATCAAGAAAATGGAAGACGACTTGCCTCCCCCTCCCGCTGTTGGCTCAGTCCAGGTCATCGCTCCAGGGAGTCAGGATCTCAACGCGCTCCCTGTGCCTCCTCCAAAGCAAGCCTTCTCCAAGTTCTACCAGCAGCGCCAGGTGAACGAGCTGAAGAGGCTCTACAGACACATGCATCCTGAGCTCAGGAAAAACTTGGAAGAAGCCGTGACTGAGGACCTGGCAGAAATGCTTAATACTGAAGATCCCAATGCACAGGCCTCTGTGAACCTGGATAAAGTtctgccaggagaggttcagTCCATGCGCTGGATTTTTGAGAACTGGGCACTTGACTCCATTGGGGACCACCAAGCCACCAAGAAGCTGGCAGAAGAAGAGATCATTCCTGGTGGGGATGTGAAAAATACTTCCCTGAGGTTTGAAAACCAGTCAATCAATGGATACAGCCTGTCAACATCAGCCAAGGTGTCAGAAACAGACCTTGCCAAGGGGGATGTTCGTACTGCCCGGTGGCTTTTTGAAACCCAACCACTAGACACATTAAACAAACTGTATTCAGATGAAACTGAAGTGCAGGAGGCAGTTCTCAAGGAGCCTTTCCAGGGAGGTGATGTGAAAGGGGCCACACAGCTCTTTGAAGCACAGTCTCTGGATGCTATAGGACGCTGCTCCTCAGTGGAGGAGAAGAGCATCCTACAACTCAAGTCAGAAATCCAGGAGCTAAAAGGTGATGTTAAGAAGACTGTCAGGCTCTTCCAAACGGAGCCCCTTTGTGCCATCAGAGACAAAACTGGGACTATCCATGAAATCAAGTCTGTCTGCCGAGAAGAAATTCAGAGCAATGCAGTCAGAACGGCTCGCTGGCTGTTTGAGACTCAACCCTTGGATACCATCAACAAGGACACTTCTAAAGTGCAAATAATCCGTGGGATTTCATTGGAAGAAATTGGAAGGCCAGATGTCAGTGGAGCAAGGTGGATATTTGAAACTCAGCCTCTGGATGCCATTAGAGAAATCACAGTTGAAGAACAAGACTTCAAGGTTTCGACAGATTTTGTCACAGGGGCAGATGTCACTAAGCAGCGACTGCTCTTTGAGACCCAGACTCTCGACTCCTTGAAAGGAGAAGATTCAGAAAGTGTTGTAGCCAAAGAACAAGTCATTGGAGGTGATGTGAAATCCACTCTCTGGCTATTTGAGACACAGCCAATGGAAACCCTGAAAGACAATTTTGAGGTGGGACGTTTAAAGAAAGTAGAGCTTTcagcagaggagaaaggagatgtgaagcaaagaaaacatgtCTTTGAGACCTGTCCGCTTGACAACATCTCCAAGGCATTTGAGGAAGAAATTCCAGCCACCAGCATGGAAGAGGCAGTGAAAGGGGATGTGAAGTCTTTCAAGACCCTTTTTGAGACTCTCCCCTTAGACAGCATTAAGCAGGCTGATGCTGAGCCCATCAccaaagaggaggagaagattCCAGCTGGCAACGTCAAAGCCAACCAAATCCTGTTTGAGACAACACCTCTGTATGCCATCAAGGATAGCTTTGGCAATTTCCATGAAGTCACCTCTGTGAGCAGAGAGCAGATTGTCAGTGGTGATGTCAAGAACTACAAGTGGATGTTTGAAACCAGGCCCCTGGACCAGTTTGATGAAAGCATCAAGAAAGTGGATATAATACGGGGGATCACAAAGCAAGAGGTGGTGGCTGGTGATGTCAGAACAGCCAAGTGGCTCTTTGAAACTCAGCCTATGGATGTCATTCATCACAAAGCCATGGAAGGTGAGGAGCATCCCTCAGTGAAGCGGGAGGTCTCCCAGCGGGGGGATGTGAAGACTTGCCGGTGGCTTTTTGAGACCCAGCCCATGCATACCCTGTATGAGAAGGCTGAAaagaagcaggaggaggacaGCAGTGTGCCCCAAGCTGATGTGAAGTCATACACCTGGATGTTTGAGACTCAACCCCTGGACTCCCTGAAAGGTCAGGAGGAGCAGTATTTGCAAGTCAGCAAGGCATACAGTCAGGAGGAATTACAGGGAGTTGATGTCAAAACTGTTCGACACCTATTTGAGACTGAACCCTTGGGCAGCAGCATTGTCAGCGAggctgacaggaaaaaaaccatgcGGTATTCCAGTCGTGTGGAGATACAGTCTGGGGAAGTGTCCAGAGTGAAGGAGTTCTTTGAAGCTAAGCCCTTGGATACAGTCACCAAACCAAAATCCCAGAAGGATGCTGGGACAATTGAAGCTGGATCCGTGCACAAGTTCACGTGGCTCTTTGAGAACTACCCCATGGATACCCTGAAGGATAACTCTGAGGGCATCCAGGAAATCCCTCCAGAGAAGGATATCAAGGGGGGAGATGGAGGAAAGAGATTCGTATTTGAGACCTACTCCCTTGACCAAATCCATGACCGAGTGGATGAGACAGAGCTCCAGAAGATCCAGAAAGAAACCATGAGCAAAGCTAATGTGAAGTCCTGCACGATGCTCTTCGAAAGCCAACCCTTATATGCTATCCAGGACAAAGAGGGGAGATACCATGAGGTCACCTcagtgaagaaagaagaaatcatGAAAGGTGATGTGAAAGGCGCCCGGTGGTTGTTTGAAACTAAGCCACTGGATCAAAtcaaaaaggaggaagaggtgTTTGTGATCAGGGCTGTCACCCAAGAGGACATCAAGAAAGGAGATGTCCAGGCTGCCCGGTGGAGATTTGAAACAGAGCCTCTTGACTCCTTCTCAGGGGGAAAGTTGTCTGTGCCTAGAACTGTAGATGATGTGCAGAAAGGAGATGTTCAGTCCAACAAGCAGCTCTTTGAGTCCCAGCAAGTGGGCCAGAAGAAGTACGTGAGGATGGTCAGTGTCAGTGACGTTCAGAGGGGTGATGTGAGAACATCCACTTGGCTTTTTGAGAACCATCCTGTGGACTCCCTGTATGGTGATGCAGAGAGAAGCTCATCCATGAGCACAGTGCAGAGAGAGGACAGCCAGAAAGGGGATGTGAAACGCTGCACCTGGTTGTTTGAAACTCAGCCAATGGACACCCTTAAGGACACAGAGGTGACAGCCAGTGCTGGGGCCCAAGAAGAGATCCCTCGTGCAGATGTGAAAAGCACAACATGGCTCTTCGAGAGCACACCCTTGGATAAATTCAGTGCTTCTGAAGGTAGCATAGAAAtagaactgaaagaaagaacCATGAAAGAGACTTTAGAGACTCTCTGCAGTTGCCAGGCGATCCAGCATGATGGGATCCTCATTGAAGCCAATGATATGGAGAGTGTGAAGATGGTGAAGTACCAGCTCAGCAGCCCGGGAGCTCCAGAGATCCTGAAGGAGGAGGTTGTGGGAGGCCATTTGCAAAGGATtatgctgcagctcctgcacagaaCCAATGTGGAAGCACAGAGTGTGCTGGTGGAGGAGGACAGAGATGGCAAGATCAAAGTAAGCCCATTGCAGCTGCTGGACCAGTGTGAAGCTGTCAAAGAGGACTTGAGTGGAGATGTAGCAAAGGCTTTACAGGGCCTCCTCAGTCAAGACGCTTCCATCAAAAAGGGGATGGTCTTACAAGAGACAAAGTCGGGATCAGTGAAGATGACTCTCTACTCCCTCCTGTTCCATTCTGTCCAGCAGAAAGTCATCAAGGGGGATGTGAAGTCAACAATTGGGAACCTGTTGGCTTCTTCTcaggagcagaaagcagcagcaaccaTCAAACGGGAGGACAATGAGAAAGGAAATGTCCAACTTTTTGCAAGCTGCATTGAGAAGGGAGATCTCAGCTACCTGAAGAATCTCCAGCAGGAGTCAGAGATACAATCCCTCATCAATTcccaagcagagcaggagacagaTGAAAGTGCCTCAGGGGCTGTGCATGGGGCTAACATCAGTATCTTAGCAAATAAAGAACAAATTGGGAAAGTAATTGCAGAAGTTGAGCCAGGGGTTACGGAGGGAGCAAAAAAGGGATTTGCATGTGAAAGCACGGGCAGAGAGGGTGTGTTAGGGAGAGAGGCTGTGCATGCAGCAGGTGTGACAGGCACCACTGTGCAATGTCTTGGGAAGCCCCTGCCCACAGTgatgggaaaggaagaaattctgtcTGGAGGGCTCAAAGTGACTACAAGGTCGATCCAAAGGGTGGCCGATGATAGCAAGaaggcagagaaagaagaagCCACCACTGCTCATTTGAAGGAACCCAAAACTATGATGCAAAGCACATTTCCAACACAAGTGACAGCTCAGAGGGCAGAAGTGGATGGGAAACAGCCAACTATGGTGACTGGGGGAGCAAGCCAGActcagacagaagaaaaagctcTTGGGAGTGATCTCCAGGCTGCAATGCAAAGCCTGAGGCTGGCAACAGCAGAAGCAAAAAACATTCAACACCATGTCCAGAGTAAGTTCCAGAGGAACAGGGAGGAGGTCCACAcagcctgcaggcagcagaCAGTCAGCACACAGGGGACAATGACCCTTCAATCAACCGTACACCAACAGGACTCTTCATCCACcaagcaggagagcagcagcactgccaccagGACCACCACCACCAGAGTCCAGGAGGCATCCAAGACCCACACAAGCGTGTCTCAGAAGAGTGTAGCATCACACAAAAAGGTCAGTGCTTCTGAGGAAGTACAGGGCGGACAACTATTGAGCCAGGAAATCCAAGTTGTGCCTAGTAGAGATTTTAGCATTAAGGATGGCCTTTATACTGCCACACCTGTGAAAACCTATATAAACCCTTGTGTTGAGTCTGATTACAAAGAGCAATCAGTGCAAGAAGAAAGAGATGTTGTTGTCAGAGGGGATGTGCAGACAGCTATCAGAGCACTGCAAAGTGCCGCCACAGAACAGCGCCTGGTAGAAAAGGAGGATGTTGTCCGAGGTAATTTAAAGGCCACACTTCAGTCGCTGGAAAAGTCTAACGTTAATGTCTCCAGAGGGGACTTTAAAGCTGCTATGATATACAGAAATGCAGGGCAGTCCTATTCTgtgtgtaaaaagaaaaatgagactCAAGTCACTAGTAACCAGACTGCTGTAGTGGCTTCAGGGTCACAGGCTGATAATgactttcctcctcctcccccagttGCTGTGATGAAAGCAGAACATTGCCCACCCTCAACTAAAGCAGCAAGAGAAGGTGCCTTTCCATTACCAACCAGTAAAGATGAAGCCCAAGGATGCTCTGCACCACTCCAGCCCCCTCTTCCTACTCTCCCTTCTCTGTCCTGCAAATCCAGTGATCAAAGTCCTGCAGAGAAGCCCAGGACTCCTCCAAAGCCAGAAATTACTGCtccacacaggaaaaaacctgttCCCCCTCCAAAACCTGAGCACCTCTCACATGAGGCACATTCTGTCTCTGCAAGTAACAGCACAAGCAGATCGACCAAACCCATCCCTCCACCCCTGCCTCCAAAACCTTCAGGCTTGAGGGAGATCAGCATGCCAAAGCCTTCCCACACGGAGCTGGGATTAAACTGCATGGAAGTTCATGAACAATCAAGCTATGAGGAGGTTCAGGCAAAATGCTGCAATTTAGAGACCTCTGTGAAGAAAACTGTCACAGTTCAGGGTACAAACTTGGACAGAAAGGTGCCAAAATACCCTGCCAAAACCCCTCTTCAAATAGCAGAAGAAAAGTACAAGGccagcaaagcaggacaagGAAAGGTGGAACCAGAGAGTGCTAAGACTCCAAAGCCAATAAAAAATGGAGTGGCTAGTTTTGAAGTCAACCAGGGAATGAGTGAGAAAGCAGCTGCTCCGAGGAAACACCCAGGTGAGGTGGCTCAGAAGCACAAAGAGCTGTGCCAAGATGAGAACGGGTGCTCTTCACTATCACCTCCAACTTGTCCTGGAAGAGCACAGACAAATAATGGGCCAGGCAAAACCGAGCCAAGAACCTCCCCTGTGGGTCAGACCACTTCTCCAAAGAGAGGTGACATTGCAAAAAATTCCTCATCCAAGGTGGAAAGGGAAAGTGGATCTAATTCTTATGGATTGTGGGATAGTCAGAGAGTTGTGCAGCAGGTGCATGAGAGGAGGCAAATGTCTCATTCAATGTCCTTCCATCAGCAGTCATTGAACTCCTTTGAGGAGCAACAGCAGGTGAATAGTTGGCCAGTGAAATGTCCTGATGGAGAGGCAGAGACACTTGCCCAGCAGAAGCCAGTGGTTgttatgagagaaaaaaaaatgagagagacaGAAGATGAGCGTCGGAAGAGGCTGTCAGTACACAAGGAGGAGATCATGAAAGGCAATGTCAAGGAGGCTATGGAGATCTTTGAAAACCTCAGGAGACAGGAGCAGCTACAAGAGATCTTGACTCGAGTGAAGGAGTTTGAGGAGGAGACAAACAAAGTGGATGTGAAAGCTCTCAAGAGCTTCTTTGAGAAGATCCCTGAGTGGGTTGTTCATCAGAAGGCCCAGCAGgcccagcaacaggacaaagCTGAGGCACTGACAAAAGAGGACACTGACAGTGTCTCCCCAGTGGAGTTGGTTTTTGAGGACCTGGAACGAGCAAGTGCTGAGATCATGCACCTTAAGGAACAGACACTTGCTCGGATCCTGGACATTGAGGAGGCTATCAAGAAAGCTATTTATTCTGTTTCTAGCCTCAAGTCTGAGTCAGACATTGCAGGCCTGTCAGGGCTTTtcaaggagtccctggggaaCACCCAAAGCTCTGTGAGCAGTAGCAATATCCATAAGATCAGCATTGTCTCAAGCAAAGCCAAGCAGGAAGAAGTCACACTGGAAACAGGGGAAACAGCATCTGTGGAAGGCATAAAGGTGGCAGAAAAGACCGAGGCAaccaaggcagagctggaggtgccTCGCCTCATCCAGTCTCGTGtcagctctccctcctccccctcctaCATCTCCATCGAGTCTGCTGCCAGGAAACCATCAGAATCACCCAGGACAGTGCATTCCCCCCAGGATGTCCCTTCCCCAGACTGTCTTGACTCTCCAGGAAAGAGGGGTGCTTTTGCTCAGAACAGCTTTGGCTCCATTAACCATCCATCAGCTGGGTCTACTGGGCATGACACGAAACCCTTAGAGAAGGGACCAGACCCCACCCAAGCaaaagctgggctgagctcaaTTAAACAGCACACCCTTGGCAATGCCAACCATCCGATCAGTGACAAAGAGAAGGGCTCTCTGGACACCTCCAAAGACAGCTGCCACTGTGGGAAGAAAGGAAGCTTTTCAGAATACTCCTCCCTGAATGTCTCCAGCCCACAAAATCCACGGAGGCAGAAAAGCATCTTGGAGCTGCAGACAGGGCCTGATGGCTCCAAGCTCTATGGAGCCACCCGGACTGTCATGGAGCAGTACGAGGAAATGGACCAGTTTGGAAATAAAATCATCACTTCGTCCACCACAGTCACCAAGCAATCTGAGACACAAACATCTTCCACATGTGATGTGGTTGCTCATCCCCAGTATGAGGTGTCTGCCTCACCCATGTTTCGGAGGTACTTGAAGAGCCCAGCCGAAGACTTCCACTCCAATGGGAGCTTTCAGGAGCCAGGAGTGGTTTTTGTCACCTTTGGCAACTCCAAGCCAAAGAAATAG